The genomic segment CCGTCGGGTTCAGTTCCGTATTTCACACACTGGGTATGGATTCCATGCATAATGGCATGCAATTTTTCATCCACCTCGGCAGCACTCCAGCTGATGTGCATGGCATTCTGCGACATTTCCAAACCGCTGGTGGCTACACCACCTGCATTCACAGCCTTACCCGGTGCATACATAATCTTATTCTCAATAAAGAGGTCAATGGCCTCAGGCGTACATCCCATATTAGAAATTTCGCCTACACAAGTCACATTATTATCAATCAAGTGCTGTGCATCTTCGCCGTTCAGCTCGTTCTGTGTTGCGCAAGGCAAAGCGATATCCGCCTTTACCTCCCATGGGCGTTTGCCCGGAACAAAAGTGGAGCCGGGGAATTCGTCGGCATACGGAGCTACAATATCATTGCCCGATGCGCGAAGTTCCAGCATATAATCAATCTTTTCACCGCTAATACCGTTCGGATCATAGATATAACCGTCCGGACCGGAGATGGTAATGACTTTCGCTCCCAACTGGGTAGCCTTCGTAGCAGCGCCCCAAGCCACATTTCCGAAACCGGAGATAGCAACGGTCTTGCCTTTAATGTCAATGCCTTTGGTCTCCAGCATCTGATGTACAAAATATAATCCGCCAAAGCCGGTTGCTTCGGGACGTATCAATGAGCCACCGAATTCCAGACCTTTGCCAGTGAAAGTTCCCGTAAACTCACGTGTCAATTTTTTATACATACCGAACATATAGCCCACTTCACGACCGCCCACACCGATGTCACCGGCAGGCACATCCATATCGGGACCAAGATGACGCCACAACTCCAACATGAATGCCTGGCAGAAACGCATCACTTCCGCATCACTCTTACCGCGCGGAGAGAAGTCCGAACCGCCTTTACCGCCGCCCATAGGCAGAGTGGTCAAAGCATTCTTGAAAGTCTGTTCAAAACCCAAGAACTTCAAAATAGAGAGGTTCACAGAGGCATGGAAACGAATACCGCCCTTATACGGACCAATAGCATTGTTGAACTGTACACGATAACCGAGGTTGGTCTGCACTTCACCCTTATCATCCACCCACGTGACGCGGAAAGTAAAAATACGGTCGGGTTCAACCAATCGTTCTATGATCTTTGCTTTCTCGAACTCAGGATGCTGATTGTAGATATCTTCGATAGAAAGAAGTACTTCCTTTACGGCTTGAAGATATTCAGACTCGCCGGGATGCTTTGCCTCCAAAGAGGACATGATACGTTCGATATTCATAATATTACGTTTTAAAGGTTCTTATCACGTTAGCCAATCGTTGTTTAGACAAAGTGTCAACGAACAACACTGCAAATATAGGAAAACTTTTCAAAACACCTAAACTTAACAGCAATATTTTAATCAAATAATGATAAAACGTCAGGCCGCACAAAACATGAAGGATTAACAAATTGAAGTTAAGCCATGCCATGCCAATATATCGCACCGGTAATTCTTTATTCTTCTATTCCTCATTCTTCATTTTAATTGTTACTTTTGTCCTCCGAACTAATAAACCATGAGAGAACATGCTTAGTAAGTTTAAATTAAACCAGCTATATTTCAAAGATACGCAGTTCGCCAACCTCATGACGCGGCGTATTTTCAATGTGCTTTTAATCGCCAACCCTTATGACGCTTTCATGCTGGAGGACGACGGACGCATCGATGAGAAAATCTTCAATGAATACACCTCGCTTTCCCTGCGCTACCCGCCGCGTTTCACCCAGGTTTCCACTTGCGAGGAAGCATTGGCGCAACTGTCTTCCATGCCATACGACCTTATTATATGCATGCCGGGCACAGGAGACAACGAGGGGTTTGACGTAGCACGAACCATCAAAGGTCAATACGAGCATATTCCCATGGTGATTTTAACGCCGTTCAGTCATGGTATCACCAAACGCATTGCCAACGAAGACCTCAGTTCGTTCGACTATATTTTCTGTTGGCTGGGAAACACCGATTTGCTGGTATCCATCATCAAGCTGATTGAAGACAAGATGAATCTGGAGCATGACGTCAGTGAAGTCGGCGTGCAGATTATTCTTCTGGTAGAAGACGGCATCCGTTTCTACTCTTCCATCCTGCCCAACCTCTATAAATTCGTATTGAAGCAGAGTCAGGAGTTCTCCACCGAGGCGTTGAATGCACACCAGCGTACGCTGCGTATGAGAGGGCGTCCCAAAATAGTTCTTGCGCGTACCTATGATGAAGCAATCGGCATTTACGAAAAGTACAAGAACAACATCCTTGGAGTCATTACGGACGTCCGTTTTCCCCGCGTAGAACGTGGTGAGAAAGATGCGCTTGCGGGTATAAAATTATGTGCGGCCATACGCAAGGAAGACCCGTTCGTGCCATTGATCATACAATCTTCCGAATCGGAAAATGTGTTGTATGCAGCCAAATATGACGCAGCCTTTATCGATAAGAACTCCAAGAAAATGGATGTGGACTTACGCCGTATCGTATCGGATAATTTCGGTTTCGGCGACTTTATCTTCCGCAATCCCGATACGCTGGAAGAGATTGCCCGCGTCAAAAACCTGAAAGAGCTCCAGAACATTCTCTTTGCTGTTCCGGCGGAGTCATTCCTCTATCACATCAGCCGCAACCATGTGAGCCGCTGGCTTTATTCACGCGCCATGTTCCCCATTGGAGAGTTCTTGAAACCTATCACATGGAACAGCCTTCAGGATGTGGACGCTCACCGTAAGATCATTTTCGAGGCTATCGTGAAGTACCGCAAAATGAAAAACCAGGGTGTGGTGGCGGTATTCAAACGCGACCGTTTTGACCGCTACTCGAACTTTGCCCGCATCGGCGACGGCTCATTGGGCGGGAAAGGCCGCGGCTTGGCATTTATCGACAATATGGTGAAGCACCACCCTGAATTTGAAGAGTTTGAGAATGCACGCGTTGCCATACCCAAGACCGTAGTGCTCTGTACAGATGTATTCGACGAGTTCATGGATACCAACAACCTGTATCAGATAGCCCTGTCCGATGCAGATGATGATGTGATTCTCCGCTACTTCCTGAAAGCCAAACTGCCCGACCGTCTGGTTGAGGACTTTTTCACTTTCTTCGATGTAGTGAAATCGCCCATTGCCATCCGTTCTTCCTCTCTATTGGAAGATTCGCACTACCAGCCTTTCGCCGGGATCTACAATACTTATATGATTCCCTACCTGGACGATAAGTATGAAATGCTCCGCATGCTCAGTGATGCAATCAAAGGAGTTTACGCCTCTGTATATTTCCGCGACTCCAAAGCCTATATGCAGGCCACAAGCAATGTCATCGACCAGGAAAAGATGGCTGTCATCCTGCAAGAAGTGGTGGGCAACCAGTACGGTGACCGCTATTATCCTTCCATGTCGGGTGTGGCACGTTCGCTCAACTACTACCCCATCGGAGATGAGAGAGCGGAAGAAGGCATCGTAAACCTGGCGCTCGGCTTGGGTAAGTATATCGTGGACGGCGGCATGACCCTCCGTTTCTCTCCCTATCATCCCAACCAAGTCCTGCAAACCAGTGAAATGGAAATTGCACTGAAAGAAACCCAGACGCGCTTCTACGCTCTCGACTTGCGCAATGCCGGCCATGATTTCTCTATCGATGACGGCTTCAACCTGTTGAAACTGCACGTAAAAGAAGCGGAAAAAGACGGTTCGCTCAACTATATAGCTTCCACCTACGACCCGTATGACCAGATTATCCGCGACGGTTTATATCCGGGAGGGCGCAAAGTTATTACCTTCGCCAATATCCTGCAACATGATGTGTTTCCACTGTCCCGCATCCTGCAACTGGCATTGAAGTATGGGCAGCAGGAAATGCGTCGTCCCGTAGAGATTGAATTTGCAGCTACCATGAGCCGGGAAAAAGACAAGACAGGCACTTTCTATCTCCTGCAGATCCGCCCGATTGTCGACAGCAAGGAGATGCTCGATGAAGATCTCACAGCTATCCCCGACGAGCAATTGCTGCTCCGTTCCAATAATTCCTTAGGGCATGGAATCATGAACGAACTGCAAGATGTGGTCTATGTAAAGACCGATGATTACAGCGCTTCCCACAATCAGGATATTGCCTGGGAGATAGAAAAGCTGAACCAGCAATTCTTGAATGAAGGAAAGAATTATGTCCTGATAGGTCCGGGACGTTGGGGTAGCAGTGACACGTGGCTCGGAATTCCTGTTAAATGGCCGCATATCAGTGCAGCGCGCATCATTGTAGAAGCCGGGCTGACGAATTATCGCGTCGATCCCAGTCAGGGGACACACTTTTTTCAGAACCTGACTTCCTTCGGAGTAGGCTATTTCACGATCAATGCTTTTATGAACGACGGAGTATACAATCAGGACTTCTTGAATACGCAACCTGCTGTGCATGAGACTAAATACCTGCGCCATGTCCATTTTGAACATCCGATAGTGGCCAAGATGGACGGGAAAAAGAAACAAGGAGTGGTATTGCTGCCCGATTCCTAACGTATTGTTGTTAAAAATAAGCAAAAAAAGCAATGACAGGCTCTTCTTTTTTTGCTGGAAATGGAACAAATGATGTTCCATTTTTCATTTTTGCATGTAAAACGGAGCTTTATAGGAGCTTTTTATTGCCTAAAAGCAATATCTTTGTACCCGAAAAGAGAACTAATAAGTGAAAAAGATAATCAAGTTTTGCAAATGGGCAACACACATGCAACTGTTCTAATCTTACTTGCAACAATGTGCACCCTGTTATCCGGATGTACTAAAGACAATGACTACACAGTCACAACAGGCAAGGGGCGCCTCAACATCAGGTTGATTGCTGACGGCAGCACACAGGATGTAGCTACGCGGGTGGAAGAAACATTACCCGATATAAACGATTTTGCAATATCTGTTTTGAAAGGTGATGAAGTGAAATACTCCTGCGATAAGTTCAGCCAATATTCGGATGAAGTCTTATTTCCCATCGGGCAATATACTCTAAAAGCCTCTTACGGGCAACTTCATAACGAAGGATTCAACAAGCCCTGCTTCACAGGTCTGCAAGAGTTCTCGATTGAAGACCAGAAGGAAACAAATGTGGAAGTGACCTGTCATCTTGCCAATGTCAAGGTGTCGGCCACTTATACGGAAAGTTTCAAGAAATACTTTTCCGATTACAGTCTGAAAGTAAATTCGGAAGGCAACTCTCCCATCCAGTTTGCCAAAGAGGAGACACGTTCCTGCTATTTCAAGCCCGGCAAACTGACCCTCACACTGAACCTGACCAAAAGAGACGGCGGCGTCCAGTCCTCCTACCAGCCCATTGTTATAGACAATGCGCTGGCACAACATCATTATAAGTTTAATTTTGATGTCAACGCAGGAAGTGCAACCGTAAACATCACCTTTACGGACAGGACCGAAACAGTGACGCACACCATTGATGTGTCAGACGGGACTATGCGTATAGATCCTCCTTTCTTCATACTTAATGGATTTACCAGTAATACGGCATTAGACATCAAAGAAGGAAAGGAAGCCGATCATCCTTTATCCTTATATTTGAATGCGCGTTCCGGCATCGAGGAGTGCATATTAACCACATCGTCCTCCTCGCTCATTTCACAAGGCTGGCCTGCCTATATAGATTTGGCCGACTTATCTACCGACAAGCTGCAATTATTGCAATCTTTCGGTTTGCAGCTTAAGGGGCTCGGAGCCAACAAAGACAAGATTGCCACGATTGATTTCACCAACGTCATTCCCCATATAGAATATGACAACGGGGTTCTCAGCACCTTTAAGCTCGTGGCCAAGGACAAACTGAAAAAAGTGAATAAAGAGGAGGTTATATTGGCGATAAACAGTCTTAGCAACCAATTTGCAGTGGTTCCTCCCGAAGCGTTGCCATCGGGTTCCACCTACATTGACCTGGTGGTCACTTTGGATGGCAAACCGGAAACCATAAAAGCCAGTTGTATATTATACGGCGCTTCACAAGATTTGAAATGCGGACTTTTATCTACTGAAGGTGATGGCATCACACATCATATCCGCGTCACGTTCCCTGTCAAGATAACGTCATCCACGCAAATGACAGTAACCTGCGGACGCAAAAAAGCAACATTCACTTTATCCGTAAACTAATTGAACATATACTTTCGATATGAAGAAATCAGTATGCATAATAGTACTCTCTTTAGTGTATGTGCTCGCATTTGTTTCATGCGAGCGTGAGCAATACTCCACCGAAGAGGGAAATAAGGTAGAAACAGTTTCGGAAGGGCAGATAAACCTTTCTTCCTTGAAACTGACGGTAAACGTCAACGCCAATGCTGCAACACGTGCCGATATAGATACAAAAAACTATATCATCCGCATCTATAATCGTGACAACGATAACAAACTCGTACAAGAATGGAAATACAGTGAGATGCCGGAGATTTTCTCATTAAAGGTGGGCAACTACACCGTAGCCGCATTCTCGCACGATGTTCTTCCCGCCGAGTTCGAGCATCCCTATTACTACGGGAAAGAAGACTTTGAAATCCTAAAAGACCAAATCACCGACATCATAGACCTGCAATGCGTATTGCGCAGCGTCATGGTGACAGTGGAGTATGACGAAAAGCTACTGACCCTATTGGGCAATGATGTAAAGGCAAATGTCACTTTAGGCCAAGGCTCACTGGATTTTGTAAAAGATGAAACACGCGCCGGTTACTATCAGGCGATCAATGAAAACGCCAATGTAATCACCACACGCCTCACCGGAACCGTAGAGGGTGAAAGCGTGGATATATCAAAAGGATTTCCGCAAGTGAAAGCAGGCGCCCATAAGATTATCAGATATACACTGAAAGATGTGGACGAAAACGGCAGCTCCGAGGGAGGCAATGCGGACATCAGCATCCGAATCGACGTGACTTGCACCACCGTAGAGCAGGATATCATAGTAGACCCCGATGAAGATATCGTTCCCGACGAGCCCGATGAGCCGGACAACCCGGACAATCCTTCCGGAGAGCAACCCACCATCAAGGGGGACGGATTCAACATATCCAAAGCTATCGTATTGCCTGAGACGACCTCTCCCGATAATCCTTATCCGGTAGTGGTGAACATCGCCGCTGTCAACGGCATCGCCAACCTGAAAGTCACGATAGACTCCGACGTCTTGGATGAAGACGCATTGGCAGATGTCGGCCTGAAGAAAGACTTCGACTTGGCCCATCCCGAAGAGCTGAAAGACGCCTTGGAAGGATTAGGCTTCCCCGTAGGCGAAGATGTTGCCGGAAAGACAGAGTTGATATTCAATATTACCAAGTTCACCGGATTATTGACAATGCTGAATCCCGGCACCCACAATTTCATTATTACGGTTGTAGACACCAAGAACAATAAGACAACTGAAACATTAACACTTGTCTGGAGTAACTAACTATTTATGAAACGGACTATTTATAACATATCGGCATTACTTTTTCTCATTCTCGCAACCACCGGTTGTCGCGAAAAAGACCTGAACGAGAGTGGGTTGCTCAGATTGAGCATCGGGATAAAAGACAAGGTGGAAACCGTTACCCGCACACTGTCCGACGAGGAACAGAATGCCTTGAAGGGAAATGCTAAAATCCGCATATACAGCGGTAAAGGGCTTGTACGCAAATACAATGGGACAGCCGAAATGCCGGCAGAAATGCAACTTGCAGCAGGTGACTACAACATCAAAGTAGCAGCCGGTGACTCCGTTGCCGCTTCTTTTGACAAGACATTCTATCGGGGAGAAAAGGATTTCAGCATCCATGCCGGTCAATCCTCTTCCGTCAGCGTGGAATGCATCATTGCCAACACGCTGGTTACCGTAGAGTTTGCCAAAAGCCTGACGCAGGCATTCCAAAGCTACGAAGTGCAGGTAGCCTCATCGGCAGGCAGCCTGACATTTACCGCCGACAACCCCAATGCCATTGGCTATTACATGATTCCCGCCGATGACGCGCAGTTGTCTTGGACGTTCAAGGCAACGACACTCAGCGGAAATGAGTACACCCGTACAAATACCCTGACCGTTGCGCCAACCACACGCTACGACCTGACTTTCGGATATGAAGACAGCGGAGAAAGCTACGATGACGGTGGTTCTACCCTGACACTGGACATAAATACCGAGCCATTAGAAACAAGCACCGTTGAGGTTCCGGTTTACAGGCGTCCCAGCATCACCGGAAAAAACTTCGGGAATGAGAACGAGCTGTTTGTCGAATTAAACAAAGGTACAGAACAGGAGTTTTGGATAGCCACCTCTTCCATCCTGACAAAAGCTCTGGTAAGCTGCGACCAATTCACAAGTTTGGGACTCCCCGTCAATTCATTCGACATATTGGCCATGAATGCCGAGGACAAAAGCCTGTTCAGCAGCTACGGTGTGAACATTGTGTCCAAGTACAATGTCAACACCGGTCAAGGTAATACCAAAATAGGGCTTTCGGAGGCCTTCATGCAGAAGCTGTCACAGAAAGAAGGAGTATATGACATACAAATCAATGCAACGGACGACAATAAGTTGCAACGCTCTTCTGTGTTCCGTTTCATCGTATCGGATGCAATAGTGGTCACCACTAACGTAATAGATGCGGAAGTATGGGCAACAAAAGCCACCATACGCGCCTCGTTGGCAAAAGAGACGGAAGAGGCTTTGGCCTTTAAATACCGCATAAAAGGTACAACGGGCGAATTTACCGTTCCCGCTCAAAGAGTAAACGGTTCCAAACTGCTTTATGCCAACATCAAGAATCTGGCTCCCGGTACAACTTATGAATACTGGGCGCTGGCAGGAGCTTCGCCCTCAACAATCATCAGCCAGTTCACTACCGAAGCAACCACCCAATTGGAAAATGCGGGATTTGAATATTGGACAGACGGCACGCCAATGCTTGTTTTCGGTTCCGGACAGTCCATGTGGTGGGATAGTGGAAACCATGGTTCCGCCACTGCCAGCATAAACATCACAACTTACAGTACAGAATATAAAAACAGCGGAAATTTCTCTGCCAAATTGCAATCCAAGAAAGCCGGCATGATGGGCGTGTATCAATTCGCAGCAGGCAACCTGTTTGCCGGGAAGTACATAGCTACGGAAATGTCCGGTGTCAGGGGCAACGGCGTCTTGGGTTGGGGACGTCCTTTCAGCTCCCGCCCCGTAGCCTTGAAAGGTTACATCCGCTACGAGCCCAAAGCAGTCGACATGACCAACAATTGCAGCTACATCAATGCGGGCGATATGGACAAAGGGTGCATATACATCGCTTTGGGCGACTGGGTAGGCGAGACAGCCAACGGTGAGACATGGCCCGTCATCGTTAAAACCAATTTCAAAGACGGCAACAGCGCCAAGCTCTTCAATCCCAACGACATTCACATCATTGCCTATGGTGAAAAGACGTGGGATGAAGCCACCGCCGGAGACGGGATGGTTGAGTTCGAGATTCCCATCGAGTATCGCAACATGGATACCAAGCCCACCAGTATCGTGCTGGTAGCTTCCTCCAGCAAATACGGAGACTATTTCACAGGCGGCGTAGACAGTACAATGTGGCTCGACGATCTTAAGTTGGTATATGAATAATCCGATATTCTCGTGAAAAGGACTGTTATATATATATGTATCCTGCTGTTTATACTGCCTCATGCTGCCATGCAGGCGCAAGAGTTTAAACGGTCTATTGAGTTGAAGACCTTTGTTCCCAAAGGGCAATGGATTCTGGGAAATTCCATTTCCTATTCGGAACACAATGAAAGCAACTACAACTTCCTTATTATAGAGGGCATCAACTCCGACGGATATACCTTTAAGGTGAGTCCGATGCTGTGCTATGCATTCAAAGACAATTTAGCGGCGGGCGGCCGTTTCAGCTATGCCCGCACACTCACCAAGCTGAGCGGAGTTACTATCAATGTAGATGACGACAACCAATTCGATCTGGACGACATGTACCAGTTGAAACATTCCTATGCAGCTATGGCAATGATGCGCAGCTACATCAGTCTGGGAAACAGCAAGCGCTTCGGACTCTATTGCGACATACAGCTGCAAATGGGTGGCAGCCAGTCCAAGGTGGTCAGCGGTACGGGCGAAGACGTTACAGGTACCTATTCCACTTCAACCGATCTCAACATCGGCGTAGCTCCGGGAATGGTTGCATTCATCAACAACTATACGGCAGTAGAGGTCAGCGTAGGCGTATTGGGTTTCGACTTTAGCAAAACCCGGCAAACGACGAACCAAGTATATATAGGCGAACGTTCCCTTAATTCCGCGAATTTCCGCATCAACCTGTTTTCCATAGGCTTGGGCATCGCATTTTATTTGTAAGAAAGATGAAGAAACGAACGATACTGACATATGTACTCTGTGGCATGGCAAGCATTTGTTTCGCACATACACAAACGGGTGATACGCTCCGTTCCATAAGCGGCCGCGATTCACTGATCCGCGAAACGGTGTTTGTGCATGATACAGTCTACCTGCAAGCGCCAAAGACAACAGCCAAACCGGAAGATATAATCCGCACCAAGGCTATTGGACGTTACGACCGCGGCATCATCAACTACCGTTTCATACCCAAAGGCAAATGGATTGGCGGAGCTACGGCATCCTATGTGGATTTTGACAGTCAGGACAGCCGCCTGTTGTTCTCTTTGCTGAAAGATTTCGATTGCCATGCCCGCACAGTTTCTGTGAAGCCGTTCATCGGATATGCCGTACGGAACAACATCGTCATCGGTGCCAAGCTGGGCTATAACCACACCGTTGCCCAGTTGGATAATCTGGCTCTGAACATGGACGACCTCGATTTTTCACTAAAGGACATACGCTATACGGAAGATACTTACAGCCTTGGGCTTTTCCACCGTTCCTATGTAGGGCTGGATGCCGGCAGACGTTTCGGGCTGTTCAACGAAACAACGCTTTCATTCAATACGGGCACCACGCGGTTCTCTCGTGGCACAGAAAATGCCGAAGCGGCAGCAACTGATTCGGAAAACGCTTTCAAAAGTACAGAAACCACGCTCTATGAGCTTCACTTGGGCATAAACCCCGGAGTAGCCGTATTTATCATGCAGAATGTTTCTGCCGAAGTCTCTTTCGGAGTGATCGGCTTTAAATATAGCAGCGAAACGCAAAAGAACAATCTGGGAGAAACCGGCAAGCGCCACAACAGCGGTGCGAACTTCAAGATTAATTTGTTCAATATCAATATAGGTATCACCCTTTGTTTGTAAGATTGAGAGTATGCATCAGAAAGTCTATATACAGATCCGTTTAGGATGTTTCTTGCTAATGGCCGCTTTCCTGAGCGCCTGCATCGAGAACGATGTACCCTATCCGTACATCAAGCTCTTTGTTACCGGCACTGAAATTGACGGCCAAATAGGAAGCGCCGTCATTTCGAATGACGACCGCACCGTAACGGTCAACCTGGAGGACACCGTCAACATGAAGAAAGTGCGCGTGAAAAGCATCAGCGTAACCGAAGGAGGGCGTTGCAGCCTGCCTGACGATACGATTATAGACCTCAGCAACCCCTATCCGCTGACCCTCTCATTATATCAGGACTACCAATGGACTTTGAAAGCCAATCAAACCATTGAACGGCGGTTTACCGTAGAGCACCAAGTGGGCGCTGCTACATTCGATGAAAAGGAGCATTTCGCCTCAGTCAACATCAGCACCAAAGGCAGTTTGAAAGACATCCGGCTAACCGACCTAAAGCTGGGGCCTACCGGCTCCACTGTCAACATGAGCAGCGGCATTCCCTATTTGGAATGGCAGCAAATGGGCAACTACGCCAAAGCAAACGTGGTGGTGAACTTCCGCGATTTCATTGTAATGGAAGAATGGACGCTCTACGTATTCCAAGTAGAGACCAACGTAGTCACCAAGTCGGCAGACGGTTGGGTAAATGTGGCATGGCTCTATGGGGAAGGCGTGGAAGGCATGGAAAACGGCTTTGAGCTGAAAGAGAAAGATGCAGAGGAATGGCAGCCGGTAGATGCCTCCTACATCACCGCCAATGGCGGAAGCTTTACGGCACGCGTTCCTCATCTGAAAGCGGGAACCTCTTATGTGTGTCGTGCTTATTCGGGCGAAGACAAGGGTGAAGAAATAGAGTTTACCACCGGGACGGCCGTAGAGCTTCCCAACGGTTCGTTCGACGAATGGCACAAGGTGAACAAGGTGTGGGAACCATGGGCGGAAGGCGGCAATCCTATCTGGGACAGCGGAAATGACGGTGCAACCACTTTGGGCGAAAGCATCACTGTACCCACAAGCGACACATGGAGCGGTGCACCTGCCGGAGGACAGGCTGCACAGTTAGGCTCAAAGTTCGTCGGGCTGGGCGGTGTGGGCAAGTTTGCCGCCGGCAACCTGTTCATCGGCGAATATGTCCGCACAGACGGCACCAATGGCATTTTGAGTTTCGGCAAGGAGTTTACGGCACGCCCCACAAAGCTGAAAGGCTACTATAAATATGCCACAGCACCTATTACCTATCTGCCTTCCAAGTCGAATACGGACGACTACAACCGTTTTCTCCCCTATAAGGACAAGCCGGATACATGCGCCATATATATAGCTTTAGGCGATTGGGACAAACCGGTAGAAATCAGGACCAATCCCAGAGACCGCAAATTGTTCGACAAGAATGACCCGCATGTCATCGCTTATGCAGAGTTCAACAGCGGTACGAGTGTGGACAGTTACACCCCACTGGAGCTGACTTTACAATACAAATCAACCAGCCGCGTACCCACTCATCTCATAGTGGTATGCTCGGCAAGCAAATATGGCGACTACTTCACCGGAGGAGCAGGAGCCACGTTGACCATAGATGAATTCAGTTTGGAATATGATTATTAAAGATATGAGAATATTACGTTACATATTGGCAACACTCGCTGTACTGGCAACATTCACCGCTTGCCGGGAAGAGGACGAATTGAACAAAGCGAAAGGCCGGGTAGTATTAGGAGAAATAAGGATAGAAGCAGAAGAGGCAAACACCCGCGCCATTTCAATTCCCACTCCTCAGCCCGAAGATTTAACCATAGAAATAATAGATCCGGACGGCTACACAATAGAAAGCGGAAAGATAGACCATTATGCCAATGGAATAGATCTTTTCGTAGCCTCATATACATTGCGTGCCTACTACGGCAATAAACAGCAAATGGGGAATAGTCCCTATTTTGAAGGAATTGCCGAGTTTTCCATCTCCGAAGGGCAGACCACCCAAATAGGAACTGTCACTGCCAAACTTGCAAACGCTGTCATTATTCCAAACATACCTACCAATATCATAGACCACTTTATCGGCGTGCCCACATTCTATGTCTGTAAAGGAGAAGAGAAAAAAGAGGTTACTAACGGACAGGCATTGTATGTGCTGCCGGGAGAATATACATTGACACTGGAAGGAAAGAATAAAGCGGAAATTGAGGTCAAGCAAACAATAGCCACATTGAACGCACAAGCCCAAAAGGCATATAATATCAATTGCGACTTATCACTGCCTAATTTAACATTACCAGACCAACAGGCAGGTGCATGGGCAAAACGGCTTTATATAACTCCTGCCACTGCAACAGATAAGAATGGAAAAGAAATAGATACGCCTAAAGGTATCATATACCAGTTGCTACCGGAGAATTCATCTGATTGGAGTACCGCTATAACGAAAAAAGATAATGGGAACCAAGGAGACGTTGTTTTCACTGAGCTTGCTCCCAATACTACATATAAACTTAGAGCATCATTAGGGGAAGATATGGTAACTGATATTGTGCCTTTTAC from the Bacteroides eggerthii genome contains:
- a CDS encoding DUF4493 domain-containing protein, translated to MKKSVCIIVLSLVYVLAFVSCEREQYSTEEGNKVETVSEGQINLSSLKLTVNVNANAATRADIDTKNYIIRIYNRDNDNKLVQEWKYSEMPEIFSLKVGNYTVAAFSHDVLPAEFEHPYYYGKEDFEILKDQITDIIDLQCVLRSVMVTVEYDEKLLTLLGNDVKANVTLGQGSLDFVKDETRAGYYQAINENANVITTRLTGTVEGESVDISKGFPQVKAGAHKIIRYTLKDVDENGSSEGGNADISIRIDVTCTTVEQDIIVDPDEDIVPDEPDEPDNPDNPSGEQPTIKGDGFNISKAIVLPETTSPDNPYPVVVNIAAVNGIANLKVTIDSDVLDEDALADVGLKKDFDLAHPEELKDALEGLGFPVGEDVAGKTELIFNITKFTGLLTMLNPGTHNFIITVVDTKNNKTTETLTLVWSN
- a CDS encoding DUF4493 domain-containing protein, which produces MKRTIYNISALLFLILATTGCREKDLNESGLLRLSIGIKDKVETVTRTLSDEEQNALKGNAKIRIYSGKGLVRKYNGTAEMPAEMQLAAGDYNIKVAAGDSVAASFDKTFYRGEKDFSIHAGQSSSVSVECIIANTLVTVEFAKSLTQAFQSYEVQVASSAGSLTFTADNPNAIGYYMIPADDAQLSWTFKATTLSGNEYTRTNTLTVAPTTRYDLTFGYEDSGESYDDGGSTLTLDINTEPLETSTVEVPVYRRPSITGKNFGNENELFVELNKGTEQEFWIATSSILTKALVSCDQFTSLGLPVNSFDILAMNAEDKSLFSSYGVNIVSKYNVNTGQGNTKIGLSEAFMQKLSQKEGVYDIQINATDDNKLQRSSVFRFIVSDAIVVTTNVIDAEVWATKATIRASLAKETEEALAFKYRIKGTTGEFTVPAQRVNGSKLLYANIKNLAPGTTYEYWALAGASPSTIISQFTTEATTQLENAGFEYWTDGTPMLVFGSGQSMWWDSGNHGSATASINITTYSTEYKNSGNFSAKLQSKKAGMMGVYQFAAGNLFAGKYIATEMSGVRGNGVLGWGRPFSSRPVALKGYIRYEPKAVDMTNNCSYINAGDMDKGCIYIALGDWVGETANGETWPVIVKTNFKDGNSAKLFNPNDIHIIAYGEKTWDEATAGDGMVEFEIPIEYRNMDTKPTSIVLVASSSKYGDYFTGGVDSTMWLDDLKLVYE
- a CDS encoding PCMD domain-containing protein, whose amino-acid sequence is MHQKVYIQIRLGCFLLMAAFLSACIENDVPYPYIKLFVTGTEIDGQIGSAVISNDDRTVTVNLEDTVNMKKVRVKSISVTEGGRCSLPDDTIIDLSNPYPLTLSLYQDYQWTLKANQTIERRFTVEHQVGAATFDEKEHFASVNISTKGSLKDIRLTDLKLGPTGSTVNMSSGIPYLEWQQMGNYAKANVVVNFRDFIVMEEWTLYVFQVETNVVTKSADGWVNVAWLYGEGVEGMENGFELKEKDAEEWQPVDASYITANGGSFTARVPHLKAGTSYVCRAYSGEDKGEEIEFTTGTAVELPNGSFDEWHKVNKVWEPWAEGGNPIWDSGNDGATTLGESITVPTSDTWSGAPAGGQAAQLGSKFVGLGGVGKFAAGNLFIGEYVRTDGTNGILSFGKEFTARPTKLKGYYKYATAPITYLPSKSNTDDYNRFLPYKDKPDTCAIYIALGDWDKPVEIRTNPRDRKLFDKNDPHVIAYAEFNSGTSVDSYTPLELTLQYKSTSRVPTHLIVVCSASKYGDYFTGGAGATLTIDEFSLEYDY